The sequence ATAAAGTCCGGTTCACTCGACGCAAGCCGCGCTTTCAGTGCGGGGTTGCCGGCATGCGACCCGCCGGTGAAGGCAAAGACGCGCATGCCCGCCGCGCGCGCCGCCGCGACACCGGCCGGACTGTCCTCGATGACGAGGCATTTGCGCGGATGCGCCCGCATGCTGGCGGCGGCATGCAGGAAAAGGTCGGGCGCCGGCTTGCCCTTGGCAACCATGGCGGCACTGAACAGATGCGGCTCCATCAGCCCGAGCAGGCCGGTGACCTCGAGCGCATAGCGGATGCGTTCCAGCGTGCCCGACGAGGCGACGCAGAACGGCAGGCCAAGCTTCGGCAACATCTCCTTGACGCCGGGAATCGGCTTCAGCTCCTCACGGAACTTGCGCATCAGGTCGACACGCATGGCGGTCAGATGCTGATCGCTGATCTCCAGGCCGAAGTCGCGTCCAAGGATCTCGCGCACGCTTTTCATGCTCTTGCCGAGGAAATGCTCGTAGGCGGCGTCCTCACTGACGCTGCCGCCGGCAAGTTCGATCATGCCGAGCAGCGCCGAGATGGAGAGCGCTTCGCTGTCGACCAGCACGCCGTCGCAGTCGAAGATGACCAGTTCAGGCGTCATGATGGCTGATAGCTCTCAGAGCTTGCCGGCGATGTAGCGCGTCAGCGTGGCGCGGGCGCCGTTGGCCCACAGCACGTTGAGCGCATGGCTGAAGGCCTCGACAAACGCCGTGGCGCGGCCGACATCGCCATAGATGTCCTCCATGGCGAGCCAGGCGGCGGGCGCATCCTTTGCCGCCTTTGCCGTTGCCTGCAGCCGGTCCCAGCTCGGATCGTTGGGTTCGATGACGGCGCCGCTGTCCGTCGTGCCGAAGCAGTATCGGCACCAAAGTGCGGACTCCAGCGCCAGGCCGGCGACACCTTTCCCTGCCTTCAGCCGGTCGGCGATGGTCGGGATGATGAATTTCGGCTGACGGTTGGAGCCATCGAGGCAGAGCCGGCGGATGGTGTCGCCGATCTTGGGATTGGAGAAGCGCTTCTCGATGAGCTGGTAATAGTCCTCCAGCACCGTGTCCGGCACCGGCGGCACCGTCGGGATGATCTCGTCATGCTCGAGCTTGTCGAGAAAGCCGCGCACCAGAGGCTCCTGCATCGCTTCATGGACGAAATGGATGTCCATCAGCCCAGCCGGATAGGCAATGGTGGCATGGCCGCCATTGAGGATGCGGATCTTCATCAACTCGTAGGGCGCGACGTCTTTGACGAACTGCACGCCGACCTTTTCCAGCGGCGGACGGCCATCGGTGAAGCGATCCTCCAGCACCCATTGCCGGAACGGTTCGCAGAACACTGGCCAGGCGTCCTCGACGCCGAAATCCTTGGCCAGGATGCCGCGCTCGCGATCCGTCGTGGCCGGTGTGATGCGATCCACCATGCCATTGGGAAAGGCGACATGGCCGCTCACCCAGCTGGCCAGATCCTCGTCGATCAGCCGCGCCAGACCGATGACGCCGTCCGAGGTGACATGGCCATTGTGGGGGATGTTGTCGCAGGACATCACCGTGAACGGCACGGTGCCTTCGTCGCGCCGGCGCACCAGCCCGGCGAGGATGAGGCCGAACACCGTCTTCGGCGTAGCACCGGGCTGCGCGTCAGCAACGATATCCGGATGGGCCGGGTTGAATTTGCCCGACGCCGGGTCGATGAAATAGCCGCCTTCGGTGATGGTCAGCGACACGATCTTGATCGCCGGATCAGCCAGCCGTTCGATGATGCCGGCCGCATCGCCCGGCATCAGGAAGTCGATCATCGCGCCAGTGACACGGGCGCTCATATGGCCGTCATCCTGCTCGACCACCGTGGTCAGCCAGTCCTGCTCTTGGAGCCTGCCGCGACCGACCTTCTCGCCATCGAATACGCCGGCCCCGACCAGCGCCCAGTCATGGCCGACACCTGAATTGAAGAGATCGTCGAGATAGACCGCCTGGTGCGAGCGATGGAAATTGCCGACGCCGAAGTGCACGATGCCGGCCTTGAGCTTTGAACGGTCATATTTCGGACCGCCGACCTTGGCGGGGAGGTTGGCGAGATTGGCGGAAGAGAGTTTCACGGTCATCTGTTTACCCTTTGGCCGGGCTCCGGCCTCGTTACTCCGCCTCTCCCGGTCCTCTCGGGAGAGGGTAAGGGACGGCACATACCTTGCGAGGCCGATGCGGCCTCTGATATTGGCCTCTGCTTCTCGCGGAGGGACGAGAAGCAGAGGCCGTCCCCCCCTCAACTCATCCACTGGCCGCCATCGACATTGTAGGTCTGGGCGACGATGTACTCGGCCTCGTCACTGGCCAGGAAGACCGCCATGCCGGCGAGATCCTCCGGCTTGCCCATGCGGCCGTAAGGCACCCCTTCGCCGACAAGCCTCTTCTTCTCGCCCTTCGGCCGGTTCTCATATTTGGCGAACAGGGCGTCGACTTGATCCCACATGTCGCTGTCCACGACCCCGGGCGCGATGCCGTTGACGTTGATGCGGTGCTTGATCAGGTCGAGGCCCGCCGACTGGGTCAGCGAGATGACGGCGGCCTTGGTGGCGCAATAGACGCCGACCAGCGCCTCGCCACGCCGCCCGGCCTGGCTTGCCATGTTGATGATTTTGCCGCCCTTGCCCCGCGCGATCATCGAGCGGGCAGCCGCCTGCAGCATGAACAGCGTGCCGGCGACATTGACGGAAAACAATTTCTCGTAGCTTGCCCGGGAGATCTCGACGATCGGCGCCAGATCGAACAAGGCCGCGTTGTTGATCAATATGTCGAGGCCGCCGGCCTTGCTTTCCACCGCCTTCACCGCGGCGTCGATGGAGGCCTGATCCGTGACATCGAGTTTGACGGCATAGGCATTGGCGCCGATCTCGGCGGCCGTCTTTTGCGCGGCCTCAAGGTTGATGTCGGCAATCGCCACCGTGGCGCCTTCGCGCACATAGGCTTCGGCAAAAGCCTTGCCGATGCCACGCGCCGAACCCGTGATCAGCGCCGATTTGCCGGCCAGGCGCATGCTCACATTGCCTTTCCGTCGGCACCGAAGCGATGCAGCTTGGCCTTGTCGGGCGTCAGATAGATGGTGTCACCGTGATGGACGGCTAACTCGCCGTCGGCGCGCACCGTCAGCGGCCCGACGCCATCGGTCTGGACATGCAGGAAGGTGTCGGAGCCCAGATGTTCGGCAACGCCGACGGTGGCTTTCCATTCGCCCGCCGTGGTTGAGATATCCATATGTTCGGGGCGGATACCGATGGTCTTGGCGCCATGTTTGGCGGCTGGCGCGCCCTCGATCAGGTTCATCTTCGGCGAGCCGATGAAGCCGGCGACGAACAGGTTGCGCGGCGTCTTGTAGAGCTCCATCGGCGAGCCGACCTGCTCGATATTGCCGGCATTCAGCACGACGATCTTGTCGGCCATGGTCATGGCTTCGACCTGGTCGTGGGTGACGTAGATCATGGTGGTCTTGAGCTGGTGGTGCAACTCGCTGATCTCCAGCCGCATCGTGCCGCGAAGGGCCGCATCGAGGTTGGAGAGCGGTTCGTCGAACAGGAAGGCCGAGGGCTGGCGCACGATGGCGCGGCCGATGGCGACGCGCTGGCGCTGGCCGCCTGAGAGCTGGCCGGGCCGCCGTTCGAGATAGTTGGTGAGGTTCAAGACGCGTGCCGCGTCCTTTACCTTCTTGTCGATGGTCGCCTGGTCCTCGCCCGCCATCTTCAGCGGGAAGGCGATGTTCTTGGCCACCGTCATATGCGGATAGAGCGCGTAGGACTGGAACACCATGGCAAGCTTGCGCTTGGCCGGCGCCTCGCCGGTGACGTCACGGCCATCGATGTTGATGGTGCCGCCGCTGGTGTCCTCCAGCCCGGCGATCAGTCGCAGCAGCGTGGACTTGCCGCAACCCGACGGGCCGACGAAGACGACGAACTCGCCATTCTCGATCACCAGGTCGAGGCCGGGGATGATTGACGTCGCCCCGAAGGACTTGGAGACGTTCTTGAGCGTGATGTTTCCCATGGTTTCCTCCCCGAGGGGTTATTGTCCGTCGTCGGTTGCGTGCGGCGGTATTATTTCACGGCGCCAAAGGTCAGGCCGCGCACCAGCTGCTTCTGGCTGAACCAGCCCATGATCAGGATCGGCGCGATCGCCAGCGTCGAGGCGGCCGAAAGCTTGGCCCAGAACAGGCCTTGCGGGCTGGAGAAGGAACTGATGAAGGCGGTGAGCGGAGCAGCATCCGTGGTGGTCAGGCGGATCGTCCAGAACGCCTCGTTCCAGGCCAGGATGATGTTCAAGAGCATGGTCGAGGCAATGCCGGGCACCGCCATCGGGGTCAGCACATAGATGATCTCGTTCCACAGCGAGGCGCCGTCCATGCGCGCCGCTTCCAGGATTTCGCCAGGGATCTCGCGGAAGTAGGTGTAGAGCATCCACACCACGATCGGCAGGTTGATCAGCATCAGCATGACCATCAGGCCGATGCGGCTGTCGAGCAGGCCGGTGTCGCGGAAGATCAGGTAGATCGGGAACAGCACCGCGACAGCCGGCATCATCTTGGTGGACAGCATCCACATCAGAATGTCCTTGGTCCGCTTGGTCGGCGAGAACGCCATCGACCATGCCGCCGGAATGGCGACCAGCAAGGCCAGGATGGTTGAGCCGACCGAGAGCAGCACCGAATTGAAGAAGAACTTGAAGTAGCCGCTCTGCGCCTGAACCTCGGTATAACTCTCGAACGTTCCGGACGGGATCAGGGCGAAACCCTGGATCGCCTCCTGTTCCGACTTGAACGAGGTTATGATCGTGTAGAGGATCGGGAAGAAGATCAGCAGCGCGACGATCCAGGCCGCAGCCGTCGCGATCGTCTTGTGCCGGGTGGTGACTGCACGGGCCATCTTGTCCTCCCTTACTTGTCGAGGTTCTTGCCGACCGCGCGCATGGCGAAGAAGGCGACGATATTGGCGAGAATGACGGCGATCACGCCGCCCGCGGATGCCTGGCCGATTTTGAACTCCAGCAACGCCTTCTGGTAGACGAGGAAGGGCAGGTTGGTGGAGGCGTAGCCGGGGCCGCCATTGGTAGTGACCAGGATCTCGGCATAGACCGAGAGCAGGAAGATGGTCTGGATCAGGATGACCACGGTGATGGCGCGCGACATGTGCGGCAGCGTCAGATAGATGAAGCGGCTGATAAAGCCGGCGCCGTCCATTTCGGCGGCTTCCTTCTGCTCGCCGTCGAGCGATTGCAGCGCGGTCAAAAGGATCAATGTCGCGAAAGGCAGCCACTGCCAGGCGACGATGATGATGATCGCCGTCATCGGATGTTGCCCGAACCAGTCGATCGGTTGCGCCCCGAAGAAGCGCGCTATGTCGGCGAACACTCCGTATTGCGGGTGCATGATCATGTTCTTCCAGACCAGTGCGGCCACTGGCGGCATGACGAAGAACGGTGAAATGACGAGGATGCGCACGATCCCCTGTCCCCACATCGGCTGATCGATCAAAAGCGCCAGCAGGATGCCGCCGATCACCGTGATCAACAGAACGCTGATCACCAGGATCAAGGTGTTGAGGATCGATTGCAGGAAGGCGGGGTTGGAATAGAACAGCGCATAGTTGGAGAAACCAACGAAGCCGTCGCGGATCGGGTTGAGCGGATTGTACTGCTGGAAGGAGAACCAGAGGGTGATGACCAGCGGCACGATCATCCAGACGAACAGCAGCACGACAGATGGCGCCATCATGAAACGGGCAAGCGAACGGGTCTGCTGAGTAGCCATGACGGTCACCCTCCAAAGGTCAGCTAGATTTTTAGAGTTGTGCCAGAAATTCCAGGATTGTGAAGATGGCCGCCCGAACTGGGACTCGGGCGGCCACTGCCGGTCATGGTGCGCGACCGGCATTCGGCACCGGGAGGAGCCTTACTTGATATACCCGCCTTCGGTCATTGCCGCGGTGGCAGCGTCCTGGGCCTGCTTCAGCGCATCGTCGACGCTCGACTGGCCGGCAAGAGCCGCCGAGAAGAGCTGGCCGACAGTGGTGCCAAGGCCCTGGAACTCAGGGATGGCGACGAACTGGACGCCGACATAGGGCACCGGCTTGACAGTCGGATGCGTCGGATCGGCGGCGTTGATCGAGTCCAGCGTCATCTTGGCGAACGGAGCCGCCTTCTGGTACTCGGCATTGGCGTAGAGCGAGGAGCGCGTGCCCGGAGGAACGTTGGCCCAGCCTTCCTTAGCCGCGACGAGCTCGGCGTAATGCTTGCTGGTCGCCCAGGAGACGAACTTCTCGGCGGCGTCAGCCTTCTTGGTGCCGGCCGGAATGGCCAGCGACCATGCCCACAGCCAGTTGCCGCGCTTGCCCAGACCATTGTCGGGCGCCAGCGCATAGCCGACCTTGTCGGCGACGGTCGAGTTCTTCGGATCCGAAACGAAGGATGCCGCGACGGTGGCGTCGATCCACATGCCGCACTTGCCCTGCTGGAACAGCGCCAGGTTTTCGTTGAAGCCGTTGGAGGACGCACCTTCCGGACCGTCGGCCTTCATCAGGTCGACATAGAACTGCAGCGTGTTCTTCCATTCGGGCTGGTCGAACTGCGGCTTCCAGTTCTCGTCGAACCAGCGGGCGCCGAAGGAGTTCGACATGGCGGTCAGGAAGGCCATGTTCTCGCCCCAGCCGGCCTTGCCGCGCAGGCAGACGCCATTCACGCCATTGGCGCGGTCGGTCATCTTGTCGGCGGCCTGCTTGATGAAGTCCCAGGTCGGAGCGTCGGGCATCTTCAGCCCTGCTTTTTCCATCAAATCCTTGCGGTACATGACGAAGGAGCTTTCGCCGTAGAAGGGCGCGGCATAGAGCTTGCCGTCGACCGAAAGGCCGCCGGCAATGGCGGGGATGATGTCCTTGGCGTCATAGTCGTCGCCGAGCTTGTCGAGCGGCAAGAGCCAGCTCTGCTTGGCCCAGATCGGCACCTCGTAGGTGCCGATGGTCATCACGTCATACTGGCCACCCTTGGTGGCGATGTCGGTGGTGACGCGCTCGCGCAGCACGTTTTCTTCGAGCGTCACCCAGTTGAGCTGGATGTCGGGGTTCGCCTTGGTGAAGTCTTCGGTCAGCTTCTGCATGCGGACCATGTCGCCATTGTTGACGGTGGCGATGGTGATGGATTCGGCATGTGCGGCAAAAGCGAGAGCGCTGGCCGACAACAAGCCCAGGGTGAGCGTGCGCAGTTTCATCAAATTCCTCCCATGAACCAAGATGAGCATTTGCCTTGGCTTTGAGCAATTACTCACTTGAGATGAATTATGTCAAGCCGGATTCGATGCTGCAGCGCAGCACTCGGCCGTCCCGGCGCAGGACAGGCGCATGGAAATTTGGGGCGGCAAGCCGCGCCCGTGGCGGATATCAGCCGACGGGACAGGAAGGCCTGGAGGATTGGAGCGGCTCTAAAGGCCTGTCAGCAGGCGATCTCGGCCAGCAGCCAGTCGCGGAAGGCGCGGATCTTCGGCACATTGCGGCGCGCTTCGGGATAGACCAGCCAGTAGGCGTGGCCATCGTCGCCGACCAGGTCGAAGGGCTGGATCAGGCGGCCGTCGGCGAGCTCCGCCTTGAACAGCGCCCTAGTCAGGATCGCCACGCCATGGCCTGCTATGGCGGCATTGGCCTCATAGGCCTGCGCGCCCATGCTGCTGCCGGGCCGCTTGGCAAGGTCGTGCGTATGCACGCCGGCGGCCTCGAACCATTGCGTCCACCAGATGTCGCCCGGATCGAGGATCGGCAGCCGCAACAGGTCGGCTGGCTCCTTGATGCCGCCAATGCTGGCCGCGAGCTTCGGGCTCAGCATCGGCGTGAAATCGGCATCGAGCAGCTTGTGGGCTTCCAGCCCCGGCCATTTGCCGCCACCCGAGCGGATGGCGAGGTCGACATCCTCGCGGGCGAAATCCGTCAGCCGGCTCGATGTTTCGAGCCGCACGGCAAGCGCGGGATGGGCCATCTGGAATGAGCCCAGATGATGCGCCAGCCAATTCGAGGCAAAGGTCAGCACCGTGGTGACGCACAACAGACCGTCCGCGCCGCCACGCGCCGCGGCATAGGCCTGGCTGAGAATGGCAAAGGCCTCGCTGACCGCCGGCGCCAGCCGTTGGCCGGATTCGGTCAGCTCGATCTGCCGCGGCCGGCGCAGGAACAGCGGTGACCCGACACGCTCTTCCAGCACCTTGATCTGATAGCTGACCGCGGCCTGTGTCATGGCGAGTTCCACGGCGGCCTTGGTGAAGGAAAGATGCCGCGCCACCGCTTCGAACACCCGGATCGCCTGCAGCGGCGGGAGTTGCGAAACCTGCGGTGAGCTCAGATCCGGCATAAGGCCTCCTTATGGGTCCTTATCGACGTTCGATTGGCAAAGCTGGCCGGCAAGACCGACATTCAGGGTCAACCCGTCATTCGGGTTCAGGATAGCGAAGGTTGACGATCATGACCATGGCGCAGCAAAAATGCACTCCCGCTCCGGATCACCGCTGGATTTCGTGGCTCACGGACGGATTCGGTTGGTTCGCGATCAGAAAAAGGGCGCATCTCGACATCAGGGACCTGTCGCCGCATCTGCAGCGCGACGTCGGTTTCCTCGATGGCAATGACCCTTTCGGCCGGCACCTATAGACTTGTCGGCTTTATCGCAAAAAGCAGTCGCCGCTGCCGCACCTGGCAGGGTCTGCGGTCAGATGCCGGCCAGCAAAGCGGTCGCCGTCCGCTCATCGGTGATGAGGCCATTGACCAACCGGCGGTTCACGGCCGCCAGGATTCCCGGCAGCTTGCGCTCACCCATGGCCAGCGCGATGACCAGCGATTTTTCACGCGACGGCAGCGATGCCGACGACACGCGGTCGTTGGTGATGCCTTCGATCATGCGGCCATCGCGATCGAACACCCAGCCGACGATCTCGGCGATGCCGCCAGCCTTCTGCAGGGCTTTCAGCTCGCTTTCGGAAATGAAACCATCCTCATAGAGCGGCGCCTTGGGACCGAGGTCGCCAATGCCGATGAAGGTGACGTCGGCTTCCGCCGCAAGCGCCAGCGTCGGCTGGATCATCGGCTGGTTGAGCAGCATCTCGCGCTCCTGCGGCGAGGAGGCGATGACCGGCAGCGGCATCGGGAAGGAGCGCGCCTTGACCCGGTCGGCCATTGTGAAGATGACGTTGTAGAAGGCGGCCGAACCGTCCGGCGAGATGTTGCCCGTCAAGGACACCACCTTGTGCTGCGGACATTCCATCGGCGGCAGCTGTTCGATCGCCGCCTTCAGCGTGCGTCCGGTGCCGATGCCCATGACGATCGGCGTCGGAGAGCGCAGCCGCCGCTCGATCTCGGCGGCCGCCGCCTCGGCGATGCCGATCGTGGTGGAGGATGAATTCGGATCGCTCGGCACCACCTCGACCAGGTCGAGCGCGAAGCGCGATTTCAGCCGGGCGGCGAGGTCGAGGCAGTTGGCGATCGGATGATCGACACGAACCTTGATCAAGCCTTCCGACACCGCAAGCGACACCAGCCGCTGCGCCGTCTGCCGCGAAATGCCGAGCGTGGCGGCGATCTGGTCCTGTGTGTTGCCGGCAACATAATAAAGCCAGCCGGCGCGCGCCGCGTCGTCCAGCCTGTTGCTGCCGCCATCCTGCCGGCTATTCACGTCCTGCCTCCCAAGGCCGCCGGTCATCAGGGCGGTCCACTCTTAGTTTCGCAGGGAACGGCTGTCTGCGCAATTGTCAATATCAAGGGCAATTGTTCGCAACTGCGAGATTGGGATTGACCCACCGACAATCTCTGACCGCAGCGAGCAGGCCGGCTTCACTCCCGGTCGCGGCCGCCTTCTGTGATCCTGACGGTTTATCTCCCGGCGCAAACCCTTTAAGGGGATCGCAAAAGGAGCGCTGCATGACACCGAAGGCGGTTTTCTGGGACATGGATGGCACGCTGGTCGACAGTGAGCCGCTGCACGAGGCAGCCCTTGTGGCGGCAATGCGCAATGTCGGCCTCAAGCCGCCCGCCGACCTGCATGAGCGCGTGCTCGGCGTCGCCGCCTGGCCGGTCTACGAGATGATGCGCGACGAATTCGGCCTCGATCTTCCCTTCGACGATTGGATCATGCGCAAATACGAGCATTATCTGCCGCTGGTCGAAGGCCTGAAGCCGCGCCCCGGCGCCATCGAGGTCTTCAACGAATTACGAGCGCTTGGCGTGCAGCAGGCGGTGGTTTCCAATTCTGACCGGATGATCGTCGACGCCAATCTGCGCATGGTCGGCCTTGTCTATCCCGGCATGAAGACCATCAGCCGCAACGATGTGCGCGAAGGCAAGCCGCACGCCGAACCCTTCCTGCGCGCTGCCTATCTGGCCGGTGTCGATCCCGCGCACGCGGTGGCGGTCGACGACAGCTGGCCGGGCGCCATGGCGGGACTGGCGGCGGGCATGAAGACGATCTTCTGGTCGGAAAAGCCGATGGAAGGACCGCCCGGCGCCATCGTCATCAACAGCGCCGAGGAATTGCGCCGAGAAGTCGGCCTTTAATTCCGGTAGACGGGTTCCTGCTCGTCGAGGATCGCCTTCAATTCGGCGAGATGACGCTCGGCCTGGCCGGGATAATCATCCATTTCGCTCGCCGCTTTCTCGGCGATGGCATCGGACAGCGTCCGCAGCGGCCGGCCGGTCCACAGCGCCTTGATGTAGGTCTCGGCGGCGCGCTCGAAATAGAACATGCGGTTGAAGGCATCGGCGACCGTGTCGCCGATCACCATCACGCCGTGATTGCCCATCACCATCACCTTGACCTTGGGGTCGGTGAGAAGCTGCGAGCAGCGCTCGCCCTCTTCCTCGAAGGCCAGCCCGCCATAATGCGCGTCGACGACATGGCGGTTGAAGAACATCGCCGAATTCTGGTCGATCGGCGGCAAAGTCGAGTCCGCCAGCGAGGCCAGCACGGTGGCGTGGATCGAATGCACATGCATGGCGCAGCGCGCATGCGGCACGTTGCGGTGGATGGCGCCGTGCAGGCCCCAGGCCGTCGGGTCGGGCGCATTGGGGCCGGAGAGCGTTTCGGGATCGTTGGCGTCGATCAGCAGCAGATCGCTCGCCTTGATGCGCGAGAAATGCACCTGGTTCGGGTTCATCAGGAATTTGGTGCCGTCGTCGTTGACGGACAGGGAGAAATGATTGGCCACCGCCTCATGCATGTTGAGCCGAGCTGTCCAGCGGAAAGCGGCGGCGAGATCGACGCGCTCTTCGTAGTAAGGCAGGTTGCTCAGCGGCTCCTTGTGCAGGCGGGTGATGCTCATCGAAAATGCCTCCGGTTTTGGCCAGAATGCCGCGACCGACGGCGGCCCGCAACGGGTTTCGGTTGGTGCAGGGAGAAGCCGCTGGCTGTCAGGCCGCCGTGCTGGCGACAGTGCCGGCCCTGAGTCCACCATGCTCGACGATGAAGTCGATGACCTCCCGCAAGCCCTTGCCACGCGACAGATCGGTGAAGCCGAACGGCCGCTTGCCGCGCATGCGGCCGGCGTCGCTCTCCATGACGTCGAGGTTGACGTTCACATAAGGCGCCAGATCGCTCTTGTTGATGATCAGGAAATCGGAGCGGGTGATCGCCGGCCCGCCCTTGCGCGGGATCTCCTCGCCCTGGCAAACCGAGATGACATAGAGTGTCAGATCCGCAAGGTCCGGCGAGAAGGTGGCGGCAAGGTTGTCGCCGCCGGATTCGATGAAGATGATGTCGAGATCGGGGAATTTCCGGTTGAGTTCGGCGATCGCCTGCAAATTGATCGAGGCGTCCTCGCGGATGGCGGTATGCGGGCAGCCACCGGTCTCGACGCCGACGATGCGATCCTCCGGCAGCGCCTGCAGCCGGGCCAGCATCATAGCGTCTTCCCTGGTGTAGATATCGTTGGTGACGACGGCGATGGAGAACTCGTCGCGCAGCGCCTTGCAGAGTTTTTCGGTGAGCGTCGTCTTGCCGGAGCCGACAGGGCCGCCAATACCGATGCGAAGGGGACCGTTGGCTTGGGTCATGTTGGGAACTCCATGATGGCGAGGATTGCGAAGCCGAGCCCGATCAACAGGCAGAGCGGCGAATAATAACTGGTATCGAGCCGGGCGAAAGGCTGCTCGGGCGCCAGCCGCCGCCACCACGGCGTGAAGCCGGCAATGCCGCGCCCCAAAAACACCAGCCCGATGAGCAGCGAAGTGGCTGCAAGGCCTTCTCTGGGGAAGGGCGAGGCAAAGAAGCCGATCAGCGCCAGCGGCCAGAGCGTCGCCAGGCCAAGGCAGGCGGCAACGGCGAAACTGGCCAAGGGCGTCGGCATTTCGTCAACGCCGCGAAAACCGACGACCGCGTGGGCACAGGACGCCGCATCCCCGCCCGGCCAGATGCCGCCAATGCCCCAATAGACATGCAGCGCCGTGATCAGCAGCAGGACGAAGGACAGCGCGAAAGCGAGAAGGATCATGAGCGGAACAGTCGCGAATACTGAGTTTCGTGCTTCATCGCCATGACGTCGGAGACGAAGGCGCAGCCGCCGAGATCGTCCAATGTCGACCGGGACGCGCGGGCGGCGGTTGCAAGCGCCAGCGGCTCGAAGCCGGCCAGCAGTGTGGTGGCCTCGCTCTGGCCGACGACACCCAGCCTGATCGCCGCCTGCACGAGGTTGGAGAAGAAGGCTTGCAGGAAGGCGGACAGCGCGTCCTGCAGCGCAATGCCATTGCCGCCGGCAATGGCGCCGACGACGACACAATAGGCGCATTCAGCCGGCAAGCGCTTCAGCACCGGATTGGGCCAGGCCGCAGCCGCTTTCAGGAAGGCCGCGCCTTGCAGCATGGTCTCGGTATGGCGTTCGCGCGAGCCGGAGAGCGCCTCGGCCAGGGCGGCGACCTCGTCGAGATCGCCGTCGTCGCGGGCGCGGCGCCAGCTCTCGGAAAACAGCACGGCATCGTTCCAGCCCGAGCCCATCTCGACCAGCGTTTCCAGCCAGCTGGCCAGGCTCTCGGCATCGGCAACCAGCCCGTCATGCACCGCGCGCTCGAGACCATGACTGTAGGCAAAACCGCCGACCGGAAAGGCCGGCGACAGCCACGCCATCAGCCGCAAGAGCGCAATGTTCGAAGGCTGGTCAGTCATGGTCGTGGTGATGACCGGCATGGGAATGGCTGTGTGCGTGGGAATGCGATTCGCCATGCGCGTGAGAATGCGCTTCCGCGTGGCTGTGCGCATGGCCGTGATCATGCCCACCACCATGTCCGGAATAGGCGCCGCGCACCGGCTTGAACGGTTCGGAAACCTCGCGCACCGTGGCGCCAAGCCCCTCCAGCATCGCCTTGATGACGTGGTCGCGCAGGATGACGATACGGTCCGCCTCGATGCCCGCGGCGAGATGGCGGTTGCCGA is a genomic window of Mesorhizobium huakuii containing:
- a CDS encoding ABC transporter substrate-binding protein codes for the protein MKLRTLTLGLLSASALAFAAHAESITIATVNNGDMVRMQKLTEDFTKANPDIQLNWVTLEENVLRERVTTDIATKGGQYDVMTIGTYEVPIWAKQSWLLPLDKLGDDYDAKDIIPAIAGGLSVDGKLYAAPFYGESSFVMYRKDLMEKAGLKMPDAPTWDFIKQAADKMTDRANGVNGVCLRGKAGWGENMAFLTAMSNSFGARWFDENWKPQFDQPEWKNTLQFYVDLMKADGPEGASSNGFNENLALFQQGKCGMWIDATVAASFVSDPKNSTVADKVGYALAPDNGLGKRGNWLWAWSLAIPAGTKKADAAEKFVSWATSKHYAELVAAKEGWANVPPGTRSSLYANAEYQKAAPFAKMTLDSINAADPTHPTVKPVPYVGVQFVAIPEFQGLGTTVGQLFSAALAGQSSVDDALKQAQDAATAAMTEGGYIK
- the gcvA gene encoding transcriptional regulator GcvA, which translates into the protein MPDLSSPQVSQLPPLQAIRVFEAVARHLSFTKAAVELAMTQAAVSYQIKVLEERVGSPLFLRRPRQIELTESGQRLAPAVSEAFAILSQAYAAARGGADGLLCVTTVLTFASNWLAHHLGSFQMAHPALAVRLETSSRLTDFAREDVDLAIRSGGGKWPGLEAHKLLDADFTPMLSPKLAASIGGIKEPADLLRLPILDPGDIWWTQWFEAAGVHTHDLAKRPGSSMGAQAYEANAAIAGHGVAILTRALFKAELADGRLIQPFDLVGDDGHAYWLVYPEARRNVPKIRAFRDWLLAEIAC
- a CDS encoding sugar-binding transcriptional regulator, whose amino-acid sequence is MNSRQDGGSNRLDDAARAGWLYYVAGNTQDQIAATLGISRQTAQRLVSLAVSEGLIKVRVDHPIANCLDLAARLKSRFALDLVEVVPSDPNSSSTTIGIAEAAAAEIERRLRSPTPIVMGIGTGRTLKAAIEQLPPMECPQHKVVSLTGNISPDGSAAFYNVIFTMADRVKARSFPMPLPVIASSPQEREMLLNQPMIQPTLALAAEADVTFIGIGDLGPKAPLYEDGFISESELKALQKAGGIAEIVGWVFDRDGRMIEGITNDRVSSASLPSREKSLVIALAMGERKLPGILAAVNRRLVNGLITDERTATALLAGI
- a CDS encoding HAD family hydrolase, which produces MTPKAVFWDMDGTLVDSEPLHEAALVAAMRNVGLKPPADLHERVLGVAAWPVYEMMRDEFGLDLPFDDWIMRKYEHYLPLVEGLKPRPGAIEVFNELRALGVQQAVVSNSDRMIVDANLRMVGLVYPGMKTISRNDVREGKPHAEPFLRAAYLAGVDPAHAVAVDDSWPGAMAGLAAGMKTIFWSEKPMEGPPGAIVINSAEELRREVGL
- a CDS encoding class II aldolase and adducin N-terminal domain-containing protein, with product MSITRLHKEPLSNLPYYEERVDLAAAFRWTARLNMHEAVANHFSLSVNDDGTKFLMNPNQVHFSRIKASDLLLIDANDPETLSGPNAPDPTAWGLHGAIHRNVPHARCAMHVHSIHATVLASLADSTLPPIDQNSAMFFNRHVVDAHYGGLAFEEEGERCSQLLTDPKVKVMVMGNHGVMVIGDTVADAFNRMFYFERAAETYIKALWTGRPLRTLSDAIAEKAASEMDDYPGQAERHLAELKAILDEQEPVYRN
- the ureG gene encoding urease accessory protein UreG, which codes for MTQANGPLRIGIGGPVGSGKTTLTEKLCKALRDEFSIAVVTNDIYTREDAMMLARLQALPEDRIVGVETGGCPHTAIREDASINLQAIAELNRKFPDLDIIFIESGGDNLAATFSPDLADLTLYVISVCQGEEIPRKGGPAITRSDFLIINKSDLAPYVNVNLDVMESDAGRMRGKRPFGFTDLSRGKGLREVIDFIVEHGGLRAGTVASTAA
- a CDS encoding DUF3995 domain-containing protein — encoded protein: MILLAFALSFVLLLITALHVYWGIGGIWPGGDAASCAHAVVGFRGVDEMPTPLASFAVAACLGLATLWPLALIGFFASPFPREGLAATSLLIGLVFLGRGIAGFTPWWRRLAPEQPFARLDTSYYSPLCLLIGLGFAILAIMEFPT
- a CDS encoding urease accessory protein UreF, with translation MTDQPSNIALLRLMAWLSPAFPVGGFAYSHGLERAVHDGLVADAESLASWLETLVEMGSGWNDAVLFSESWRRARDDGDLDEVAALAEALSGSRERHTETMLQGAAFLKAAAAWPNPVLKRLPAECAYCVVVGAIAGGNGIALQDALSAFLQAFFSNLVQAAIRLGVVGQSEATTLLAGFEPLALATAARASRSTLDDLGGCAFVSDVMAMKHETQYSRLFRS